The following coding sequences lie in one Oryza brachyantha chromosome 10, ObraRS2, whole genome shotgun sequence genomic window:
- the LOC102703810 gene encoding uncharacterized protein LOC102703810, with translation MASEQQQCHIYKAPDHIRRSNPDQYKPLAFPVGPYHARAGVAAPEKARRIKEQCVGEVVQLSGRSRDDFLGLMRSVLDRAKRCYADEIDMDDGALEEMLLLDGCFVLVSLRGTERLVTPEGSRKAETSAEESSESSDDRCSNCSGEDDVESQMAAASNGAGNAAVVDSWHHFNVARDLFLMENQIPFFVVQKIYELLIKNHPYAERGVVTAVEEYVREVMAVYAKGADGAPPPADHVHHLLHLSHMHLRPRIHPIGISRCGFAAGGALAVGRLRRATQLHELAVRFRKRDAGSILDVAFRGGVLEIPRLEVDGGTWRQMANLVLLEKASPHVGLYVTAYCAFMSQLAGTADDVALLCERGVIEHHLGGDGDVAEGLRRLCDGVIFDANDDACNYLRPVYQALEEHCRRRTPRLIRWLGAHASCPNPWMVLGVLAIIALLCFILQQLQHAALRNPAT, from the coding sequence ATGGCAAGCGAACAGCAACAATGCCACATCTACAAAGCTCCCGATCACATCCGACGGAGCAACCCAGATCAGTACAAGCCCTTGGCCTTCCCCGTCGGCCCCTAccacgcccgcgccggcgtggcggcgccggagaaggCTCGGAGGATCAAGGAGCAGTGCGTCGGTGAGGTCGTCCAGCTGAGCGGAAGGAGCCGCGACGATTTCCTTGGCCTGATGAGGAGCGTCCTGGATCGAGCGAAGCGGTGCTACGCCGACGAGATCGACATGGACGACGGGGCGCTGGAGGAGATGCTGCTGCTCGACGGCTGCTTCGTCCTCGTCTCCCTCCGCGGGACTGAGCGGCTAGTAACTCCCGAAGGGTCGAGGAAGGCAGAGACGAGCGCAGAAGAGAGCTCGGAGTCCTCGGATGATCGCTGTTCCAATTGCTCCGGGGAGGACGACGTGGAGAGtcagatggcggcggcgagcaacgGCGCCGGcaacgccgccgtcgtcgataGCTGGCACCATTTCAACGTCGCGAGGGATCTGTTCCTCATGGAGAACCAGATACCGTTCTTCGTGGTGCAGAAGATATACGAGCTTCTCATCAAGAACCATCCGTACGCGGAGCGCGGGGTGGTGACCGCCGTGGAGGAGTATGTCCGGGAGGTGATGGCCGTCTACGCGAAAGGCGCCGACGgagcgccgccacccgccgaCCACGTCCACCATTTGCTTCACCTCAGCCACATGCACCTGAGACCAAGGATCCATCCGATCGGGATCAGCCGCTGCGGCTTCGCGGCCGGAGGAGCCCTAGCCGTTGgccggctgcgccgcgcgACGCAGCTGCACGAGCTCGCGGTGCGGTTCAGGAAGCGGGACGCCGGCAGCATCCTGGACGTGGCGTTCCGCGGCGGCGTGCTGGAGATCCCGAGGCTGGAGGTCGACGGCGGCACGTGGAGGCAGATGGCGAACCTCGTCCTGCTGGAGAAGGCGAGCCCGCACGTTGGGCTCTACGTCACGGCGTACTGCGCCTTCATGTCGCAGCTCGCCGGCACCGCCGACGACGTCGCGCTGCTCTGCGAGAGAGGGGTCATCGAGCAccacctcggcggcgacggggacgtcgCCGAGGGGCTCAGGAGGCTCTGCGACGGTGTCATCTTCGACGCCAACGACGACGCGTGCAACTACCTCAGGCCGGTATACCAGGCGCTGGAGGAGCACTGCCGTCGCCGCACGCCGAGGCTGATCCGCTGGCTGGGAGCACACGCCAGCTGCCCCAACCCATGGATGGTTCTTGGCGTCCTCGCCATCATCGCTCTGCTCTGTTTCAtcctgcagcagctgcagcatgCCGCTCTAAGGAACCCTGCAACTTaa